A stretch of Komagataella phaffii GS115 chromosome 2, complete sequence DNA encodes these proteins:
- a CDS encoding Cytosolic NADP-specific isocitrate dehydrogenase has protein sequence MGKVTVFHLFFFFLGISYCKMAHAKISVKTPLVEMDGDEMTRIIWKLIKDELILPFLDIDLKYYDLGIEYRDQTDDQVTIDAAEAIKKYGVGVKCATITPDEARVEEFGLKKMWLSPNGTIRNILGGTVFREPIVIDNIPRIIPQWEKPIIIGRHAYGDQYRATDLLIPKAGELKLVFTPKDGSDPVETKVFDYPSAGVALTMYNLDDSIRDFALSSFKLALEKKVNLFSTTKNTILKKYDGRFKDIFDETYETQFKESFEKAGIWYEHRLIDDMVAQMLKSKGGYIIAMKNYDGDVQSDIVAQGFGSLGLMTSVLTTPDGTAFESEAAHGTVTRHYRQHQQGKETSTNSIASIFAWTRGLIQRGLLDNTLPVVEFGQLLENATINTVKLDGIMTKDLALARGETDRSSYVNTEEFIKAVAKRLTSEFEAKF, from the coding sequence ATGGGGAAGGTTACGGTTTTTCacttgttcttcttttttttagGTATATCATATTGTAAGATGGCTCATGCAAAAATTTCAGTGAAGACTCCATTAGTGGAGATGGATGGTGATGAAATGACGAGAATCATCTGGAAACTCATCAAAGATGAGTTGattcttccatttttggataTCGACCTAAAGTACTACGACTTGGGAATCGAGTATAGAGATCAAACCGACGACCAAGTCACTATAGATGCTGCTGAGGCCATCAAGAAGTATGGTGTCGGTGTCAAGTGTGCCACCATTACCCCAGATGAAGCCAGAGTTGAGGAGTttggtttgaagaaaatgtgGCTGTCTCCCAACGGTACAATCAGAAACATATTGGGCGGAACCGTTTTCAGAGAGCCAATTGTCATTGACAACATCCCAAGAATTATTCCTCAGTGGGAGAAGCCAATTATCATTGGAAGACATGCTTACGGTGACCAATATAGAGCCACCGATTTGCTGATTCCAAAAGCTGGTGAGTTGAAGTTGGTTTTCACTCCAAAGGACGGATCTGACCCTGTCGAGACAAAGGTTTTCGACTACCCATCTGCCGGTGTCGCTCTGACTATGTACAACTTGGATGATTCTATCCGAGACTTTGCTCTTTCCTCCTTCAAACTTGCTctagaaaagaaagtgaaCCTGTTCTCGACCACCAAGAATACCATCCTGAAGAAATATGATGGTAGATTCAAAGACATCTTTGACGAAACGTACGAAACacaattcaaagaatcttttgagAAGGCCGGTATTTGGTATGAGCACCGTCTCATTGACGATATGGTTGCTCAGAtgttgaaatcaaaggGAGGCTATATCATTGCTATGAAGAACTACGATGGTGACGTGCAATCCGACATTGTTGCCCAAGGTTTCGGATCTTTAGGTTTGATGACCTCTGTTTTGACGACCCCAGATGGAACTGCTTTTGAGAGTGAAGCTGCTCATGGAACCGTCACTAGACATTACAGACAACACCAGCAAGGTAAGGAGACCTCCACCAACTCTATTGCCTCTATCTTCGCTTGGACTAGAGGTTTAATTCAAAGAGGACTACTGGACAACACTCTTCCTGTTGTTGAGTTTGGTCAACTTCTGGAAAATGCCACTATCAACACAGTTAAATTGGATGGAATCATGACCAAAGATCTCGCTCTTGCAAGAGGTGAGACTGACAGATCTTCTTATGTGAACACTGAGGAGTTTATCAAAGCTGTTGCTAAGAGATTGACTAGTGAGTTTGAAGCCAAGTTTTAG
- a CDS encoding 40S ribosomal protein S11, which yields MATELIVQSEKAFQKQPHIFTNPKAKANKRTKRWHKDVGLGFKTPKSAIEGSYIDKKCPFTGTVSIRGKILTGTVISTKMHRTIIIRRDYLHYVPKYNRYEKRHKNVAAHVSPAFRVNEGDLVTVGQCRPLSKTVRFNVLKVTPAVGGNKKFSKF from the exons ATGGCTACCGAATTGATTGTTCAGTCTGAGAAGGCTTTCCAGAAG CAACCTCACATCTTCACCAACCCAAAGGCCAAGGCCAACAAGCGTACTAAGAGATGGCACAAGGACGTCGGACTGGGATTCAAGACCCCAAAGTCCGCCATCGAGGGTTCTTACATTGACAAGAAGTGTCCATTCACTGGTACCGTTTCCATCCGTGGTAAGATTCTGACCGGAACTGTTATTTCTACCAAGATGCACAGaaccatcatcatcagaagaGACTACTTGCACTACGTTCCAAAATACAACAGATACGAGAAGCGTCACAAGAACGTTGCTGCTCATGTTTCCCCAGCTTTCCGTGTCAACGAAGGTGACTTGGTCACTGTTGGTCAGTGCAGACCTCTCTCCAAGACTGTTAGATTCAACGTTCTGAAGGTTACTCCTGCTGTCGGTGGTAACAAGAAGTTCTCCAAGTTCTAG